One window from the genome of Mustela lutreola isolate mMusLut2 chromosome 11, mMusLut2.pri, whole genome shotgun sequence encodes:
- the ZNF664 gene encoding zinc finger protein 664 isoform X1 — protein MIYKCPMCREFFSERADLFMHQKIHTAEKPHKCDKCDKGFFHISELHIHWRDHTGEKVYKCDDCGKDFSTTTKLNRHKKIHTVEKPYKCYECGKAFNWSSHLQIHMRVHTGEKPYVCSECGRGFSNSSNLCMHQRVHTGEKPFKCEECGKAFRHTSSLCMHQRVHTGEKPYKCYECGKAFSQSSSLCIHQRVHTGEKPYRCCGCGKAFSQSSSLCIHQRVHTGEKPFKCDECGKAFSQSTSLCIHQRVHTKERNHLKISVI, from the coding sequence ATGATCTACAAGTGCCCCATGTGTAGGGAATTTTTCTCTGAGAGAGCAGATCTTTTTATGCATCAGAAAATTCACACTGCTGAGAAGCCCCATAAATGTGACAAGTGTGACAAGGGTTTCTTTCATATATCAGAACTTCATATTCATTGGAGAGACCACACAGGAGAGAAGGTCTATAAATGTGATGATTGTGGTAAGGATTTTAGTACTACAACAAAACTTAACAGACATAAGAAAATCCACACAGTGGAGAAGCCCTATAAGTGCTATGAGTGTGGAAAAGCCTTCAATTGGAGCTCACATCTTCAAATTCACATGAGAGTTCATACAGGTGAGAAACCCTATGTCTGTAGTGAGTGTGGAAGGGGCTTTAGTAATAGTTCAAACCTCTGCATGCATCAGAGAGTCCACACCGGAGAGAAACCCTTTAAATGTGAAgagtgtgggaaggccttcaggCATACTTCTAGCCTCTGCATGCATCAGAGagttcacacaggagagaaaccctataaatgttatgagtgtgggaaggccttcagccAGAGCTCGAGCCTCTGCATCCATCAGAGAGTGCACACTGGGGAGAAACCCTATAGATGTTGTGggtgtgggaaggccttcagccAGAGCTCAAGCCTCTGCATCCACCAGAGAGTGCACACTGGGGAGAAACCTTTTAAATGTGATgagtgtgggaaggccttcagtCAGAGCACCAGCCTCTGCATCCACCAGAGAGTGCACACAAAGGAGAGAAACCATCTCAAAATATCAGTTATATAG